The Ralstonia sp. RRA genomic interval GCTGGAGCCACTCACGCGCGACGGCTTCATGCTGTGGTGGGAACGCGCAACGGATGTGAGCGAGGCGCTCGACAGCATCCTCGCCGACCCGGTCTTGGGCGCGCATGTCGACCGCACACGCATTGGCGCAGTAGGTTTCTCGCTGGGGGGTTATACGGTGTTGGAGCTAGCAGGCGCACGCACCAATGTGGCGGCGTTCGAAGCGTTCTGCGGCGGGCCACAAGGCGATGCGATCTGCCGACCGCCAGAAATGGATCGCTTGCAGCCAAGCACCGGACCCAATGCGCCGAAAACGGCAGCAACGGAAGCCTCCCTTGCCCGCTCAGGCGCCTCCTACCGTGATGCGCGCATCAAGGCCGTCTTTGCCATCGCACCAGCCCTGGGCATGGCGTTGGATACAGACTCCCTGCGCAGTATTGCGCTGCCGGTCTCGCTGATGGCAGGTGATGCCGATGTGACGGTGCCCGTGGAAAGCAACGTGCGCCGCATCGCCGGCCTGGTGCCGAATGCCGATGTGCTGCTGGTTCCAGGCGCGTCGCACTACACCTTCATCGATACGTGCCACCCGGGGGCGGTACCGCACCTGCCACTGCTGTGCCAGGACAAGGCAAGCGTCGATCGTGACGTCGTCCACGCCGAGGCCGTGCGCCGTGCGCTGGACTTCTTCCGGGCGACGCTGCCGGCCAAAACCTGAGCATCGCCCGCCGGCGGCTTAGCGCTTCTGAAGCGCCACGCTGCCGATCGAATAGCCCGCACCAAACGAGCAGATCAGCCCCAGGTCACCAGCCTTCATGTCGGCGCGGTGACGGTGGAACGCAATGATCGAACCCGCCGAGGCGGTGTTGGCGAACTCATCCAGAATGACCGGCGCCTCATCGGCCGAGGCCTCATGGCCTAGCAAGCGCTTGCCGATCAACTGGTTCATCGCCAGGTTGGCCTGGTGCAGCCAGAAGCGGCGCACATCCGCCGGCGCGTGCCCCAGTTGCTGCAGATGGCCGGCAATGTGCTCGGCGGCCATCGGGCAGACTTCCTTGAACACCTTGCGGCCTTCCTGGCGGAAGAGCTGGTCGCGGTCGTCGGGGTTGCGGTCTTCGCTGCGCGAGAGATAGCCGGCGTTGTTGCGGATGTTGTTCGAGAAGCTGGTTGCGCACTTGGTGCCGAGCACGCGCCAGGCGTCGGCCGAACGGGTTTCATCTGCGCGCTCAACTAGCACGGCCGTGCACACGTCACCGAAAATGAAGTGGCAGTCGCGGTCTTTCCAATCCAGGTGGCCGGAGGTGATCTCGGGGCTCACCACCAGCGCGGCGCGTGCGGTGCCGCTGCGCACCGCGTTGATGGCCTGCTCCAGCCCAAAGGTGGCCGACGAACACGCAACGTTCATGTCGAACGCATAGCCGCCCGCGCCGATGCCGTTCTGGATTTCGACGCCCAGTGCCGGATACGGACGCTGGAAGTTGGAGGTGGC includes:
- a CDS encoding peptidase; its protein translation is MLRRCLAAAMAVFVVGAACAAEPAAPYHVGGTCRVFHPQVERHWRGARTEALVTNIWYPVDASVPETTRNIGEPGRPTFRGHPSAGEAALAPAHSTYPLLMLSHGTGGTADSLDWLAAALAANGYIVAGVNHPGNNALEPLTRDGFMLWWERATDVSEALDSILADPVLGAHVDRTRIGAVGFSLGGYTVLELAGARTNVAAFEAFCGGPQGDAICRPPEMDRLQPSTGPNAPKTAATEASLARSGASYRDARIKAVFAIAPALGMALDTDSLRSIALPVSLMAGDADVTVPVESNVRRIAGLVPNADVLLVPGASHYTFIDTCHPGAVPHLPLLCQDKASVDRDVVHAEAVRRALDFFRATLPAKT
- a CDS encoding beta-ketoacyl-ACP synthase III translates to MHDVVISGTGLWVAPEVITNEELVASYNAYAQRFNAEHAAAIAAGELAPLSESSAEFIEKASGIRQRYVIEKTGVLDPARMRPHLTQRPDDALSLQAEIGVAAAREALAAAGRDAADIDMLLCATSNFQRPYPALGVEIQNGIGAGGYAFDMNVACSSATFGLEQAINAVRSGTARAALVVSPEITSGHLDWKDRDCHFIFGDVCTAVLVERADETRSADAWRVLGTKCATSFSNNIRNNAGYLSRSEDRNPDDRDQLFRQEGRKVFKEVCPMAAEHIAGHLQQLGHAPADVRRFWLHQANLAMNQLIGKRLLGHEASADEAPVILDEFANTASAGSIIAFHRHRADMKAGDLGLICSFGAGYSIGSVALQKR